The following proteins are encoded in a genomic region of Arcobacter suis CECT 7833:
- a CDS encoding acetate/propionate family kinase, giving the protein MLVFVLNAGSSSLKYQLINAKTAELKASGLVERIGIDGILKHEVGENKKLTFELPIPTHKEAIELVLRILTNDETKVINSIKEIQAIGHRVVHGGEFFKESTIINKDVIEKIEQLVPLAPLHNPAHLLGIRICQELMPNVPNVATFDTAFHQTMTKENFLYAVPYSDYTEHHLRKYGFHGTSHYYVSNEAVKILNKKDSKIIVCHLGNGSSVCAVRDGKSISTSMGLTPLEGLIMGTRSGDIDAGVIPYLMEKKGLTSNQILDYLNKKSGILGISGISSDLREVIKASKDGDIRSKITIEMLCNRIKKYLCSYAGLMGGVDAICFTAGIGENSDLIREKVCHGLEFMGIELDSEKNRVRELGNREISKKDSKTKIYIIPTNEELVIAKDTYNLVKSK; this is encoded by the coding sequence ATGTTAGTATTTGTATTAAACGCCGGTTCATCTTCTTTAAAATATCAATTGATAAATGCAAAAACAGCTGAATTAAAAGCTAGTGGATTAGTTGAAAGAATTGGAATAGATGGGATTTTAAAACATGAAGTTGGAGAAAATAAAAAATTAACTTTTGAATTACCAATTCCCACACATAAAGAAGCAATCGAGCTTGTTTTAAGAATTTTAACAAATGACGAAACAAAAGTAATAAATTCTATTAAAGAGATTCAAGCAATTGGTCATAGAGTTGTACATGGTGGAGAATTTTTTAAAGAATCTACAATTATAAATAAAGATGTAATTGAAAAAATTGAACAATTAGTTCCACTTGCTCCATTACATAATCCAGCTCATCTTTTAGGAATAAGAATTTGTCAAGAATTAATGCCAAATGTTCCAAATGTTGCAACATTTGATACAGCATTTCATCAAACTATGACAAAAGAAAACTTTTTATATGCAGTTCCATATAGTGATTACACAGAACATCATTTAAGAAAATATGGATTTCATGGAACAAGTCACTACTATGTATCAAATGAAGCTGTAAAAATTTTAAATAAAAAAGATTCAAAAATCATCGTTTGTCACTTAGGAAATGGTTCTTCTGTTTGTGCAGTTAGAGATGGAAAATCTATTAGTACATCAATGGGATTAACTCCACTTGAGGGATTAATCATGGGAACAAGATCAGGAGATATTGATGCTGGAGTAATTCCATATTTAATGGAGAAAAAAGGCTTAACTTCAAATCAAATTCTTGATTATTTAAATAAAAAATCTGGAATTTTAGGTATTTCTGGAATTAGTTCAGATTTAAGAGAAGTAATTAAAGCTTCTAAAGATGGAGATATAAGATCAAAAATCACTATTGAAATGTTATGTAATAGAATTAAAAAATATTTATGTTCTTATGCTGGATTAATGGGTGGAGTTGATGCTATTTGTTTTACTGCGGGAATTGGAGAAAATTCTGATTTAATAAGAGAAAAAGTTTGCCATGGTTTAGAGTTTATGGGAATTGAACTTGATAGTGAAAAAAATAGAGTTAGAGAATTAGGAAATAGAGAAATTAGTAAAAAAGATTCTAAAACAAAAATCTATATTATTCCAACAAATGAAGAATTAGTAATTGCAAAAGATACTTATAATCTTGTAAAATCTAAATAA